The DNA region TCGTCTATAAAAGTATCTGCAATGGAAGCCATTTTAGGTTGAAGTGCGTTTAAGGTCTCTTCTTCCTCTGGTGTGAACCTGTAGTGCTCTTTAAGGCTTTTATAATCATTCATCATGAAGGTGGTCCTTTCTTTGTAAGTATAGAACAGCTGGAGGAGTAAAGTACCCTCTGTTTCGTTAGTATGTATTAAGAGTATAACAAAAATGTCTTTGAATTTTAAATATTTTAAATTATATAATTTAATAAGAAAAAGTGAACAAAGGAAAATCAATCTGTCCCATTTAACTCCAACTTCTTTATTGATAGAATACTCGCACAAGTTATAACTGTAATGTCTATGTTTCAAAGAACGGTCTTAAAGAGTTGCAAGCCCTCTTCGAAAACGATAAAATCCAAGTACAAGATCAAATAGCCAACACCGACAAAGAGATCGACCAAACGGTCTACAAACTCTATGATCTTACAGAAGATGAGATCTAGATAGTGGTGACTTGATTATGTAAGTGAGGGAAAATTTCTTCAATCGGTGTCGAATTTTTTGGGATATCATAATAGACACCTTCCATCATTATCGGTGCTAGAAAAACCATCGTATCCCCGCACCCCATTTTGTATCACTGTGATAACGTGCACCTATACTGAATTGTTTGTTGATACGGTAATCCAAAGTGGCAGACCATTCACTTTTGAGTTCAGTATCGTATTGGTATTCAAGTTCCAATCCCGTGTTATTGGTCAGCATGAGCTCTTTAATGAACCAGATCCGCGCATCTCCCTGACTGTCCACCCATAATTTTGCATCGATGAGTCCCGGAAGCAGATAGTTATACCCAATAATCGCACGTGTCTTATCACTTTCTCTGTCTGCAATGCTGACACCACCGAACCAGGAACTGAAACGGTCTATATACCTGTTATAAACAATGTAGTTATCATACTCTGTATCATAATCACTCTCCCAGTAAGCAATCAAACTGTTCTTCCCGCTTGCAGCTGCAAGCAATCCTTCATTCATACTGTCAAGTGCCAGCATATTACCCCAGAAGTACCACTTATCAAATTCCTTGATGAACCTGTTGTAACTGGCTTGTTCTTTTTGATTTTTGGGTGTACCGTAGCTGACTACACGTGTCATACCTGACATCATATGGTAAAGAATGTGACAGTGAAAGAGCCAGTCTTTTTCATAATCGGCTGCAAACTCTATGACACTCTTACCTAAAGGTGCGATATCCACTGTATGTTTCAGCGGTGAGCGACTTCCATTTTCATTCACCACACGGAAAAAATGTCCATGTAGATGCAACGGATGATGCATCATGGTCTTATTCTCAAAGATAAAACGTACATTCTCACCTTTTTTGATAGGTATTTTGTCTTCTTCGCTCAGTGTTTTACCGTTAAAACTCCAGATATAGCTGCGCATATCTCCATTCAGTGTGAGATGCACTTCTCTCCATGGACGTTTTTTATCAAGTGTGGTATCTTCCAATGCTTCGAGTTTGGCATAAGGAGTAGGCGGTCTTTGAGATAAGGACATATCCATTTTTTTCATATTCATGGAAGCGCCGCACTTCATACCAACTGCCGACTTCCCGCCACTGCATTTCATTGTTTTACTACCACCGATCCCTTTACCTTTAGGTTTCATAGAAGCGCCGCATCTCATGGCATAATAGTTTGGTTTGGGTACTCCTTTCACCGATTCCTTTTCTCCATGACCTATATAGATCGAAGCTTTTCCCGAACCATCTTGGGCAGTTGCCCTCAGTTCAAAAGTTCCATCATTGGGAACAGTGATGATAGCATCATAGGTCTCTGCAACAGATATAAGAAGTTTATCTTGATCAAAAGGCTTCACATCTACACCATCTGCAGAGACAATATGTAAAGGGCCATCTGCATACTGCACATAAAAAAAGGTGGAGGCAGAACCATTGATGATTCTCAGACGTATCTTCTCACCGGATTTTGCTTTGTAACTACTGTTCTGTTTGCCGTTGATAAGAAAAGCATCATAATAGACGTCAGAGAGGTCCATAGCAGGCATTTGATTTTTCCATTGTGTCAGCATATTGCCCACGGCATTGTGTTCAATTGCACCCCAGAGTGACTGTACAGTACCTTTTTTTATGGAATAGTATTCACTGCCGCGTTTCAGTGTTCTCATAACCTCCTGTGGGTCTTCATTGGTCCAGTCTGACAGAATAAGAACCAGTTCTTTATCCACTTTATACCGTTTCTTTTTCGGTTGGATCATAATGGAACCATACACACCTCTTTGTTCTTGAAGTCTAGTATGAGAATGGTACCAGTATGTTCCGGACTGTATCAGGGGAAATCGGAATGTGTACGAACCATGTGCCTTAATAGGAGGTGTAGTGAGATTTGGAACACCATCTTGATCGTTACGACCAGGAAAAAGAATACCATGCCAATGAATGGAAGTGTCTACATCCATATTGTTCGTTACTTTGATATTGACCCAATCTCCTTCTTGGGCTTTAATGGTAGGACCGGGGATACCTCCATTAATGGTCATAGCTTCTACATTTTCCCCTGTGAAATTTACTTGTTGATAGTCTATGGTAAGATTGTAGTAGACATCTTTAGCTGAAAGTAGTGTAGAGAGTAGATAGATTAATAGCAGTATCCATTTCATTACATAACCTTCTATTTTATGAAAAATAGAATAACAAGAATGTGTGTACCTTCTGTGCAACATAAATGATCATTTTTCTCTAAGAGCACTTGATTTTTCTTTATACTCTTCTGTGTCTATCTCTCCATTCGCATAGCGTTTATCAAGAATATCTTGAGCTGAAGCGTCTTGCTTTTCACTTTTTGTAGATTCCTTTAAACAATAAAAAACTATAAGTACGAAAACTATAAATGTGAACCACATTCCAAAACCCATACCCCAGCCATGATCAAAATAATGCATCTCTTATCCTTTATTCCATTGAATTGCGTATAGTAAGTCAGTGTGCATCGGCTATGTATACTTATGTAGTTTTTTAGAAAGATAAGTTGGGTAGCCTCATTTTATAGGCTACCACAGTCATTTATTGATTTTTCATCATCATACCTTGGCCGCCACACTTCATATCTTTACCTTGTTTCATACCTTGACCACCCATCATACTTTTTTTACCCATACCTTTATTTACCATCATACAACGGTTGTTGATCATTGCCTGGCAACAACAGCAGCAGCAACAGCAATGCATACCTTGACCACCCATCATACCTTGGTTACCCATGCCCATCATTCCTTGGCCACCCATCATACCTTGATTGCCCATACCCATCATTCCTTGACCACTCATCATGCCTTTACCTTGCATACCATATTTTTGACGCTCTTCCTGTGTCATGGATTGCATACGTTTTTGCATCTCTTTTCTAAAGTCATCTCTTTGCTCCATAGGTATACTACCACGCATATGCATCATATCTTCCGTACTCATATGCGAAAAATCTATCGCATACAGTGAGGCGATCATTGCTGCTATTATGATTAAAACTTTCATCCATATTCCTTTTATATCTTATTAGACAGACAACATCCTGCCATGTAATTATTGATCGTAATGTATCTCGATTTTGAGGATAGCAAGCCTATGTGTATTATGCGTGTAATTACAATAAAAGAAGATGTATATGAGGATTTTTAATTTAAGTTTTTCTAGTATCTTCGAGTGTTAATAACTAATTTCATCTCCAACACTGATCATCCCACTTTGTACAATAAGAGCCCTGTATCCACCTATATGTTTCAGTCCCTTCATCATATCTTCATCTAAAAGTCTGGAAAGGTAACGGCATGGAGGACAGGTACGTACGATGCGGAACTTGGTCGTACCAATGCTGAAAATTTTCTCTTCCAACAGTGAAGCATCGAAGTTTTTGATAATAAGGTTTCGACGCAGGTCCAAAAAGTCCAAGTGACTCTCTAATCGGCTGTTACACTCTGCCAAAGATTCAAAAGGAAGTATACTGATCTCTCTTACATCTTGGGAAAGTTGGGGTTTATTGAAGGTGCCTTGTCCGTAGAAATAACGGTCACCCTCCAAGCCTTTACCTTTAACAGCCTGGGCACTCTCTACGTAACGTAAAGGTTCTTTGGCTTTTTCACCGATGATAATGGCATGCAGGGACATCATTTTCATAATATTTTAGGGTCGATATACCCTTACATTTTTAACATTCTCTGCATCACGCAGATACTGGGCATGTAGTTGGCTCATGATCCCTTTGTCACAGTAGAGTAGATACTCCTTATCCTGCGGCAGCTTCTTGAACTCTGTCTTGAGTTTATGGAATGGGATCTTAATGCTTTTACACGGTGTTTCGATGCACTCATCTTCCGTACGTATATCTATGACCACATACTTATCATCATTGAGGTCATGTATCACCTCTACAGGTGCCGCATTGGTCACATCATCGATGATCTCATCGACATAGATCTTCTGTGCATCTTCTACAGCTTTATCCAGCACAGAGTAGTCAAAACGTGCTGCTTCTTTTTCCATGCGCTTATATGAACCGTGCGTAATAGGGTTTTTGGAGATGACACCGCAGTACTCAGGCATATTCTCTGCAAAACGGCGTGTGCCTATCTCACTGGCTATCTTGATGATCTCAGGTTTGTTCATTGTAGCGAGTGGACGTAAAATGAGTTTATTGGTCACCTGGTCGATCAGTGCCAGGTTACGCAAGGTCTGACTAGAAACTTGTGCCACGCTTTCACCCGTAAGCAGTGCATCTATTTCCAGTTCATTGGCCACTTTTTCAGCGGCAAGGAGCATAAGACGCTTGAGTGTTACACCCATGTAGCTCTCATGGGTCGAACGGAATATCTCTTCGATGACTGCATCAAATGGCACAGAGATGAAAGAGACACGATGCGAAGCACCGAACTTGGACCAAAGGTAAAGTGCAACTTGTTTGACACCTATCTCATGGGCGATCCCACCAAGGTTGAAGAAGATGAAATGGGTTTTTATACCCCTTTTCATCGTGAGGTAAGAGGCCACTGTCGAGTCAAAACCACCGGACATCAGCGAGAGTATATCTCCCTGTGTACCTAAAGGAAAACCACTGAGTCCCTCATGTTTGATCGTAATGATATTGAGTTGCTTATTGAGGAGCTCCAGACGAATCGTGACTTCCGGATGATGCAGGTCCACACCTTTTGTCTCATTGTGTGCCAACATATATCCGCCTACGGTCTGTGCTATTTGTGTAGAATTAAAAGGGTGAGTTCCTGAACGTTTAACACGTACCACAAAGGTCTTACCTATGATCTCTTTTGCCATCATTTCATTGACTTTGACCTTGATCTGATCCAGTGTTTCCATGCCATCAAACTGTAATGCTTCGAGTACCTGTTCTATACCTGGGGTGTCAAGAAGTGTTTGGCGTACCTCAGTAAGAAATTCTATAGGTGTAACAACCTCAATCTTATCAGAGAACTTTTTGACCGTGATATCAGCACTATATCTACCTAAAAGTTTTACAAGATTGTTATAAAGCTGTCCTACCATTTGTCGTTTGGCAGAAGAACCTTTGACCATGATCTCCGGAAAGAGTTTTAAAATGAATTTTTGTGTTTGAACTGATGAAGTTTCCACTATAGTACACCCTTGTTTTTGTATGGGCAGCATTATAACACAAGAGGACTAAATGGCTATCACCTAATCCTCAAGCGGGAAGTGCAGTGATACTGATCTTGATGCCTCGAAAAGTGCCTGTGTTGCAATGAAAACACTGCGATTGGTATTGAGCAGAGAGATCACTTTCTTTTCGTTAATACCTTTATGACTGATAGAAATACTTGCTTCGTTCATTATACGATGATTCTCTTCTTCTGCTTTAGAGAATTTTTCTGTACATTTATCCATACTCCATACTTCTTCCATATAATTGATATAAATCAGGATCGCATAGAGAAGATTTCTTCGTATAGCATCATAGATCGTATGAATGGTCTCACTGCTGCTTTCTGAGAATTCATTCATGTCATTTTTTATATCTTTCAGCATCTTAGCTGCATAGACAGATTCACGTACGGATGCTAAAAGTGTTTGCAGGCTTTTTCTTTCATCCTCCAAAAGATCTTGTTGGTTCAAAACCGACACAAATTCCATGATCTTGATCTCTATCTCTTTAATCGTGTTATAGGCTATTTTATGATCGAATTCTATTTGCTCTTGATTGGCTTCTACAGCCTCTTTCAGACCTAGTTTTTTTACAAAAATATCATTGGGTTTTATATTTGCGACCAAAAGTGCATATTTCATCGTTTTAACAAAGAGATTGTTTACTTCATCACGTAATGCAACCAGTGCCGTTTCTGAAAATTCAGGATCGACCAAATGTATATACCGTGTCGGTTCGGGTTCACGATAGACAAAAAGTCGTTTCAAGTACTTAGCCATCAGTGATATAAAAGGAAGCAGCAGCACGACACCCAATACATTAAATATCGTATGAAAAAGAGCCAATGCTGTGATAGGGTCATGCTTTAAAGCCGGAATATCCATCAAAAACTGTGTCAAAGGTGTAAGTATCAAGAATGCGACGACCGCAGTGATAAAGTTAAAGATAAAATGTGCCAGAGCTGCACGCTTTTTATCAGGTATACCACCCATAGCACCAAGCATCGCTGTTACAGTTGTCCCTATATTCGTACCGATCACCATGGCAGCGGCCTGTTCAAAGTTTAAGATGTGTACATAGAGTGCACTCAGTGCAATAGCTGTAGCCGCTGAACTTGACTGGATAAGTGCTGTAAGAAAAAAACCGATACCAACAAAAGCGATGAGAGGTAAATGTGAAAATTTCTCAAGGTTAATCAGACTGGTTAAAGACTCTATAGAGTTTTTCATAAATTCAAGACCAAGAAATAAAAGGCCGAACCCAACAAATACTTTAGCCACAGATGTAATTTTTTGATTTGAAGATGCAAATATAAGCAGCAGACCTCCTGCACCTATCATCGGTAAAGCAAAAGCTTCAATCTTAACCTTAAAACCAAGTGTTGCAACGATCCATGATGTCACAGTTGTACCGACATTTGCACCAAATATAACGGCAATCCCCGAATACAATGTGATCAGAGAGGCACTCACAAATGATAATGTCATAAGCGTGACGACAGAAGAACTTTGAAGCATCGCAGTGGCAATCGTTCCGGTCATTAGAGATTTAAGAGTAGAAGATGTTGAGTTCTTGACCCAGGTTTTAAAACGGCGCCCGGCTGCCTCTTTCAGTGCAAGTTCCATATATAACATACCAAACAGGAACATTCCCAACCCAGAAAGTGCTTGTATAAGTTGCCCAGCCATAGATTTATCTCTTTTTAAGAACATTATATCACTATTCTTATGATTGAAGCAACTGCGTACTTAAGATAATACTACCTTTAAATGAAAACACTTTATTTAAATGCTTATCATCATATTCATAGATTATTTTCAGTATTTGTAAAATTTATTTATCCTATACTTAAGATAAATAAATCATAGGGATTTTAATTTATGAAGCATAAAAAAATTGAGCATAGTAAACCTTTAGTGGAACTGTTGCATGGTGAAGCCATAGAAGAAGGTATCAGTAGGAGAACAGCACTCAAAATGATGGGGGTCGGTGGGGCGGCCACATTGGTGGGTTCATCTCCTTTTTTACAAGCAGATGAAGCACCAACAGCCAAAAGTGAAAAGAATGCCAAGATCTTGATTGTTGGTGGTGGAGCAGGCGGTATCATGGCACTTGCCAGACTTCACAGTGCTTTACCTAATGCAGATATTACGATCATTGCACCCAATGAGACACACCTTTATCAGCCGGGACAGGTCTTTATGGCTGCCGGGCTTTATACGTTAGATGATATTGCAAAAGAGAATAGAGAGTTCATACCGGAGGATGTCAATTGGATCAAAGATGAAGTTGCTTCATTTGATCCGGATAACAATAAAGTAACGACACGTGCCGGTGTGGAAGTACCTTATGATTATATGGTCGTGGCTACCGGGATAGTCTATCACTATGATTGGATCAAAGGTCTGAGTGAAGAGGATATAGGTAAAAACAGTATCTCCAGTGTCTATCTGAACAATCTGGAAAAAGGTACCGCTAAAGGTGGTGAAGTGACTTTGCACTGGTTCAACGCGCTCAAAGAGGCAGCAGCTTCAGGTAAAAAACCAACAGTACTCTATACAAGTCCGAACACACCTATCAAATGTGGTGGTGCACCACAAAAGATCCTCTACCTCAGTGCAGATCATTTGAAAAAAAATGATTTAGGGGCGAATTATATTTACGCTACTGACAGTGCAAAACTGTTTCACATCCCTGAGATCGAAAAATCACTGCTAGAAGTACAAAATAAGTATGACACCATTACCAATCATTTTAGACACAATCTTATTGCCATAGATACAAAGAACAAGGTAGCAACGTTTGAAGAGACCTATGAGGTCAAAGGGGAATATGATGAAGATCTGGAAGAGTATGATATATCTGAAGAAAAAAGAATGGTAGACATCTCTTATGACTTCATTCATATTGTACCGCCTATGGGGCCTCCTCAGGCATTGGTGGATTCTCAATTGGGTTGGCAAAAAGGTACTGCTAAGGGATGGCTTGAAGTAGACCAGGAAACACTGCAGCATAGAAGATACCCAAATGTATTTGGCATGGGTGATGTTTGTGGTATTCCGTTAGGTAAAACCGGTGGATCTACTAGACATCATGGTCCTATCGCTGTGGGCAACCTTATTTCAGCACTTGAAGGTAAGCCACTGATGGAGAAATTCGATGGGTACACAGTCTGTCCGCTTAAAACAGAATATGGTGAGATCATCATGGCTGAATTTAACTACAAAGGTCTAGCACCTACCGTACCATTCCTGGATCCTGCAAAACCCAGATTTCTGTGGTGGGCATTTGACCTCTATCAGTTGAAACCGATGTACTGGTATCTTATGTTGAGAGGATGGTTCTAGAAAATAGATAATTGTCATAATTAAAAATTATTTTATAATATTTGGTAGAAGCAAATATTATTAGAGTTCCTATGATATACTTAGCACATACAAAAATTAAAGGGGTTGAAGATGAATGGTTTTGATGCACTTTATGCAAAAGCAAAAGATCGTATACAGGCGTTGTCTGAGTTGCCTTCATTTAAAGAAGAGTCTATAGAGCAGATGCTTGAAGGTCGTGGTATTGAGCGGCGTGACTTCATCAAATGGGCTGCAGGTATTACAGCAATGCTTGCCCTGCCTTCCCAATTCACTCCTTTATTTGCTGAAGCTGCTAAAATGGCCGATCGTATACCGTTGGTCTGGCTCCATATGGCAGAGTGTACAGGATGTAGTGAATCTTTTATACGCTCTGATGCGCCAACAGTCGATTCCCTGATTTTTGACTATATCTCTCTTGAATACCATGAGACACTCATGGCTGCATCAGGCTGGCAAGCGGAAGAAAACCTGAATCAAGCTTTAAAAAAATATGCAGGAAGGTATATTCTCCTTGTTGAGGGTGGAGTACCGACAGCTATGAACGGTCAGTATTTGACCATGGGACCCCAAGGTCGAACAGGCCTCAGTGTTGTTACAGAAGCGGCCAAAGACGCAGCAGCGATCTTTTCCATAGGAACTTGTGCTGCGTTTGGTGGTATTCAGGCTGCTGCACCAAATCCTACCGGTGCAAAAGGTGTTGACAAGGTGGTTTCTCAATCTGTTATCAATGTTCCTGGTTGTCCTCCAAGTGCTTCAAATATTGTTGGTACACTGATGCACTTTTTACTCTTTGGTACACTGCCTGCACTTGACCGTTACCATCGTCCAAAATGGGCATACGGTAACCGCATACATGATCTTTGTGAACGTCGCGGACATTTTGATGCCGGAGAGTTCGTAGAGAGTTTCGGTGATGATGGTGCTAAAGACGGATGGTGTCTCTATAAGCAGGGATGTAAAGGTCCGTATACCTTTAACAACTGTTCTACAGAACGCTTTAACCAGCATGTCAATTGGCCGATTGGTGCGGGACACGGTTGTATGGGATGTTCTGAACCGGACTTCTGGGATACGATGGGGCCATTGGAAAAACCGATCGATTCACATCTCGTCATGGGACTCAACTCCACTGTTGATAAGATAGGCACCACACTTCTTACTGCAACATTGGTTGGTATAGGTGCACATGCCGTTGCAAGTATATTTATGAATAAACATGATGAAAAGGGGGGAGTAAGTCATGGGTAACAGACGTGTAGTGATCGATCCGATAACTAGAATTGAGGGACATCTGCGTATAGAAGTCGAAGTAGATGAAAACAATGTAGTACAAAAAGCCTACTCATCATCGACTTTGTGGAGAGGGATCGAACTTATTCTTAAAGGGCGTGATCCTCGTGATGCTGGACTTATGTCACAGCGTATCTGTGGTGTTTGTACTTATTCACATTACAAGGCCGGTGTGGAAGCGGTAGAGAATGCCTTAGGTGTAGAAGCACCCTACAATGCACAATTGATACGTTCACTTCTTAATGAATCTCTTTATATGCATGACCATGTGGTACATTTCTACCACTTACATGGTCTTGACTGGGTCGATGTGGTCTCAGCATTGAGTGCAGACCCTGAAAAAGCATCCAAGTTGGCTTTTAAATATTCTGATTCACCTATAGCAACAGGAGCAGATGAACTGACTGCTGTACAAAAGAGAGTGAAAGAGTTTGTAGATAAAGGTCAACTTGGTCCATTCGCCAATGCCTATTGGGGGAATGGCACCTACAAATTCTCTCCGGAACAGAACCTTATCGCACTTTCACATTATCTCAAGGCACTAGAGGTACAGCGTGTAGCTGCACAGATGTTCGCTATCTTTGG from Sulfurovum xiamenensis includes:
- a CDS encoding multicopper oxidase domain-containing protein, coding for MKWILLLIYLLSTLLSAKDVYYNLTIDYQQVNFTGENVEAMTINGGIPGPTIKAQEGDWVNIKVTNNMDVDTSIHWHGILFPGRNDQDGVPNLTTPPIKAHGSYTFRFPLIQSGTYWYHSHTRLQEQRGVYGSIMIQPKKKRYKVDKELVLILSDWTNEDPQEVMRTLKRGSEYYSIKKGTVQSLWGAIEHNAVGNMLTQWKNQMPAMDLSDVYYDAFLINGKQNSSYKAKSGEKIRLRIINGSASTFFYVQYADGPLHIVSADGVDVKPFDQDKLLISVAETYDAIITVPNDGTFELRATAQDGSGKASIYIGHGEKESVKGVPKPNYYAMRCGASMKPKGKGIGGSKTMKCSGGKSAVGMKCGASMNMKKMDMSLSQRPPTPYAKLEALEDTTLDKKRPWREVHLTLNGDMRSYIWSFNGKTLSEEDKIPIKKGENVRFIFENKTMMHHPLHLHGHFFRVVNENGSRSPLKHTVDIAPLGKSVIEFAADYEKDWLFHCHILYHMMSGMTRVVSYGTPKNQKEQASYNRFIKEFDKWYFWGNMLALDSMNEGLLAAASGKNSLIAYWESDYDTEYDNYIVYNRYIDRFSSWFGGVSIADRESDKTRAIIGYNYLLPGLIDAKLWVDSQGDARIWFIKELMLTNNTGLELEYQYDTELKSEWSATLDYRINKQFSIGARYHSDTKWGAGIRWFF
- a CDS encoding SHOCT domain-containing protein translates to MHYFDHGWGMGFGMWFTFIVFVLIVFYCLKESTKSEKQDASAQDILDKRYANGEIDTEEYKEKSSALREK
- a CDS encoding DUF1104 domain-containing protein — translated: MKVLIIIAAMIASLYAIDFSHMSTEDMMHMRGSIPMEQRDDFRKEMQKRMQSMTQEERQKYGMQGKGMMSGQGMMGMGNQGMMGGQGMMGMGNQGMMGGQGMHCCCCCCCCQAMINNRCMMVNKGMGKKSMMGGQGMKQGKDMKCGGQGMMMKNQ
- a CDS encoding MOSC domain-containing protein, with product MSLHAIIIGEKAKEPLRYVESAQAVKGKGLEGDRYFYGQGTFNKPQLSQDVREISILPFESLAECNSRLESHLDFLDLRRNLIIKNFDASLLEEKIFSIGTTKFRIVRTCPPCRYLSRLLDEDMMKGLKHIGGYRALIVQSGMISVGDEISY
- the thiI gene encoding tRNA uracil 4-sulfurtransferase ThiI, producing METSSVQTQKFILKLFPEIMVKGSSAKRQMVGQLYNNLVKLLGRYSADITVKKFSDKIEVVTPIEFLTEVRQTLLDTPGIEQVLEALQFDGMETLDQIKVKVNEMMAKEIIGKTFVVRVKRSGTHPFNSTQIAQTVGGYMLAHNETKGVDLHHPEVTIRLELLNKQLNIITIKHEGLSGFPLGTQGDILSLMSGGFDSTVASYLTMKRGIKTHFIFFNLGGIAHEIGVKQVALYLWSKFGASHRVSFISVPFDAVIEEIFRSTHESYMGVTLKRLMLLAAEKVANELEIDALLTGESVAQVSSQTLRNLALIDQVTNKLILRPLATMNKPEIIKIASEIGTRRFAENMPEYCGVISKNPITHGSYKRMEKEAARFDYSVLDKAVEDAQKIYVDEIIDDVTNAAPVEVIHDLNDDKYVVIDIRTEDECIETPCKSIKIPFHKLKTEFKKLPQDKEYLLYCDKGIMSQLHAQYLRDAENVKNVRVYRP
- a CDS encoding Na/Pi cotransporter family protein; protein product: MAGQLIQALSGLGMFLFGMLYMELALKEAAGRRFKTWVKNSTSSTLKSLMTGTIATAMLQSSSVVTLMTLSFVSASLITLYSGIAVIFGANVGTTVTSWIVATLGFKVKIEAFALPMIGAGGLLLIFASSNQKITSVAKVFVGFGLLFLGLEFMKNSIESLTSLINLEKFSHLPLIAFVGIGFFLTALIQSSSAATAIALSALYVHILNFEQAAAMVIGTNIGTTVTAMLGAMGGIPDKKRAALAHFIFNFITAVVAFLILTPLTQFLMDIPALKHDPITALALFHTIFNVLGVVLLLPFISLMAKYLKRLFVYREPEPTRYIHLVDPEFSETALVALRDEVNNLFVKTMKYALLVANIKPNDIFVKKLGLKEAVEANQEQIEFDHKIAYNTIKEIEIKIMEFVSVLNQQDLLEDERKSLQTLLASVRESVYAAKMLKDIKNDMNEFSESSSETIHTIYDAIRRNLLYAILIYINYMEEVWSMDKCTEKFSKAEEENHRIMNEASISISHKGINEKKVISLLNTNRSVFIATQALFEASRSVSLHFPLED
- a CDS encoding NAD(P)/FAD-dependent oxidoreductase, whose protein sequence is MKHKKIEHSKPLVELLHGEAIEEGISRRTALKMMGVGGAATLVGSSPFLQADEAPTAKSEKNAKILIVGGGAGGIMALARLHSALPNADITIIAPNETHLYQPGQVFMAAGLYTLDDIAKENREFIPEDVNWIKDEVASFDPDNNKVTTRAGVEVPYDYMVVATGIVYHYDWIKGLSEEDIGKNSISSVYLNNLEKGTAKGGEVTLHWFNALKEAAASGKKPTVLYTSPNTPIKCGGAPQKILYLSADHLKKNDLGANYIYATDSAKLFHIPEIEKSLLEVQNKYDTITNHFRHNLIAIDTKNKVATFEETYEVKGEYDEDLEEYDISEEKRMVDISYDFIHIVPPMGPPQALVDSQLGWQKGTAKGWLEVDQETLQHRRYPNVFGMGDVCGIPLGKTGGSTRHHGPIAVGNLISALEGKPLMEKFDGYTVCPLKTEYGEIIMAEFNYKGLAPTVPFLDPAKPRFLWWAFDLYQLKPMYWYLMLRGWF
- a CDS encoding hydrogenase small subunit translates to MNGFDALYAKAKDRIQALSELPSFKEESIEQMLEGRGIERRDFIKWAAGITAMLALPSQFTPLFAEAAKMADRIPLVWLHMAECTGCSESFIRSDAPTVDSLIFDYISLEYHETLMAASGWQAEENLNQALKKYAGRYILLVEGGVPTAMNGQYLTMGPQGRTGLSVVTEAAKDAAAIFSIGTCAAFGGIQAAAPNPTGAKGVDKVVSQSVINVPGCPPSASNIVGTLMHFLLFGTLPALDRYHRPKWAYGNRIHDLCERRGHFDAGEFVESFGDDGAKDGWCLYKQGCKGPYTFNNCSTERFNQHVNWPIGAGHGCMGCSEPDFWDTMGPLEKPIDSHLVMGLNSTVDKIGTTLLTATLVGIGAHAVASIFMNKHDEKGGVSHG